The Balaenoptera acutorostrata chromosome 2, mBalAcu1.1, whole genome shotgun sequence genomic sequence GGAGAAGACTGGTCCAGGGTGTCACGACGGCGCTCATTGAGTGGAGaccaggggtgggaagggagggactGAACAGGTATTGCTGTGCTAGTCGGCCAGCTTATGGCTAGGGAGTCTTTAACACAGGTTCACAAGGTTCTGTACCCAGTCGCCACTGTTTTCATTGAACTTCACAGATTTAGCAATCTTTGTGTTGTAAATGTACACAGTTAATGGTcctcatttttcttctatttcccatTTGGATTATGTAGTGCCTTCATAAAGAACTTCCTGAAAATGCATACCTGTCTCAGCTGTGTTGAGAACAGACAAAGAAGAGGGCTCTGGCATCATTTGGGCTGGAGGGAAAATGGACATAGAATGGGATTTTAGTAAGTCAGTGGGGATGGAAGGGATCAAAGGGAGGGGTCCTCAATAGGATGTGAAAAGACAAGAGGGAACTTGGTAGGCACTGCCTAGGCATCTATTCTTCTATCACTACATGACTTTCTTTTGGCCCAGCCCTTGGAGAAAGTTTAGAGATTCCTTCTTTTCTCTGAACAATATGATGGTGGGCCTAGAAATAAAGTTGCCCGTTGGTGTttactctttttccttccctttctttactGTGCAGCTTCTTCAAGGTGCAACCACCATGATCTCAGCAGGCTGATGATGGACGAGAAGGAACCTGGGAGACCCTGTGCTCTAGCTTCCCTGGACGATGGATGGAGGACCGCCTGTCCCTTCACCCCTAGTGCCCCTTGGGAACGTGTCGTCAGATTCTAGCATGTCTCTGGAGCAGAAAACCACAtttgtttttgtgattttgttgtttattttcttgggCATCCTCATAGTCAGGTGCTTCCGGATTCTTCTGGACCCGTATCGGAGCATGCCAACCTCGACCTGGGCTGACGGACTTGAAGGCCTGGAGAAAGGGCAGTTTGACCATGCCCTTGCTTAACAGGACAGGAGCAGGAACCCATCCTGAGGAGGAGAAATGCTTCATGTCTTGGCGCAGGATTCTCTTTAGTCAACGTTCTCAGCAACTCAAATTTTAACCATATCTGGTTCTAGAGCCACAATCCATTTATTCAGTGAACTTCTGAGGATATTGGAAATGGAGGTTTATATTCCTAAGCCCAAATAGGAAGGTTTAAATTTCAATATTTActcaatgaatgaatgttgaatgtgTGTGATGGTGAAACTGAGAACATCTATAGTGACTTTGCCTAAAATGAAGCCCTACAGGACCTGACCAGAGAAAAAGACTAGAAATGATCTGATCTGAATCTGATGGCAGGGCCAAAAGAGACTTCCTTGTTCTAATCACGTCTcccagtttgttttattttcatgggAATCTGGgcagagaatgaggaagaagttGTGGAGTGGACCCAAAGCAGGTACTTGTTTTCTCCTAAAGCAAAGAGCACTGGAGGGCAATAGGAATGCTTAAAAGAGGTGGTTGATCCCTGGAAAATATGGGTGAGGATGATgtcattttacttttcaaataaaattgaattCAAAGGCTTATGGAGGTTTTAAAACTATTTACCAGGCCAAGTACATTCTAGGTATTCATATTAATAACATGCGTAGAGGTAGCTATACATAACCTGAATTTACTTTCTTTGCACAATTGGTTGAAATAATAGGTTGCAAGTACTGcttcaactctttttttaaataaaaagttaattgtTTAGAGGAGAAGACTTTTATAGTCTTAAGAGGAATGTGTGTTTATGACTGAATAGAAACCAAATAAAACTTTTCAAGAAACAGAAGCGTCTCCTCTGTTATTTCAGCGCTCTGGAGGCAGAGAGTGGCATCGAATACTGAGGACTAACTGTTCTGAGAAAGAGAGCAAAGACCACAAAAGATCACGTAATTCATTCCTCTCCCATTTCAGGAAGGGCTCCCACAAATTTTTCTGCCATGTAAGACCTTATTCTAAGCACTGTTTAAGTCCCCCCAAAAGAGAGATATGAAAACCTCTTATTCCAACTTCTGTACTAATAGGAAAAACTTGCATCTAAACTCCTTAGGTTGTATTTATAGTCTATGTCTTCTAATTTTCTCCTCAGCTAGCCatcattttttacattaaaaaaagtttaaaaaaccaaCTGTGCCTAAAAAGACAGCCCTTAGTAAACCAGCTCCCTgtatctctctccttttttttttttttattattttggaggTCCTTCTGCCCAgatttcccccctccccatgttccctcttgatattttttcattaaaaaaaaataacagctttattaaaatataattcacataccataaaatttagcctcttaaagtgtacaattcgttggtttttagtatattcacagaattttgTGTGACCATCATCACAATATAATTCCAGAATTCTATACTCACcagcagtcacttcccatcccTCTTTCTCTCAGATCCAATAATTTCTAATCCAGTAATTTCTAATCTATGGATTTGCCAATTCTGGACATTTCGTACTAATGGAATCAAAGAGTACATggcctttggtgtctggcttctttcacttagcatgtttttaaagtaggtccatccatgttgtaaaaTGGTCAGTATTTCATTTGTTTGTATGGCCAAATAACGTCCCGTTGTTTGGTtacactacattttgtttattcatcatcTATCATGGTAATCCGTTGGCCAGTCTgaagaatgctgctatgaacatatttGTACATAATTTTGTATGGATatgtgttttcaattctcttgagtAAATTCCTATGAGTGGATTTGCTAGGCCATAtgttaattctatgtttaactttctgaagaACTGTGAGATTGTTTCCCAAAGCAGctgcattattttacattcccactggcaaTGTATATACGTTTTGATTCTTTTCTTAACTCTTCCCAACTACTCAGATCTCTTCTTTAGCTATAGAATTTATAACTGAACACATCACTTCAAGAATGagccaggttaaaaagagaaccacCTCATAGTTTCTTCATACTACAAGTTAATTGATGCCTTCAAAGATCCTTTGCTTCTAGatctaaaacaaaacactgaTGCTGATCTCTGATCATCCTGTGCTCTATTAAGTCACCTGAGTATTTTTTCTGTCTTACTATTACATCTTTCTTTAACCCATTAattataaagttttcttttttcttcaaatgtaCCATGTCATGTGTatcctcatttaatttttttcctatttttatggGGAGTCTATTCAAACCCAttcaggtatttattgagcacctgctttgAGCCTGGCATTTCTAGCACTGGAGAGATAGGAAAAGTGCAGGGCTAGTTCTTGCTCTTGAGTAACTTTCTACCTCATTGAAGAGTTGAGAAATGCAAGAAGACATGTGTCTGAATCATTGTTCGAAGGACTGTGGCAACCTATGGTTCCTACaccatcagcatcatctgggagcTTAACAAAGATATATGATATGCCCCCCCCCACTAATTTTAGTATAAAAGGTGTATATGATCACagtaaaaatgtagaaacaatatggaaaaatataaagtaaatagcAAGAGTCAAAATTCTGCCTCCTTAGTTCATCCTATCGCCTCAGTTTCTCTGCCCTAGAGATTGATTCTGTAGAGGTGGGTCAGTGAACAAGTGCTTCAGGAGATAGAATATGGGAGAGATGGATGTGGGCCCAGATAGTCAAGGAAATGTCCCAGGAAACAACGGCTCATGTGAGGATGGTACATGTTTAACTGCTTGGTATAAAGCTTTATGCAATGTAAGTTATTATTCTGAAATAAATTCTATCTTGACCTAAGAGGATGGACGTGTTTTAGATATGTGCAAcggaagagaggagggaaagccacagaagaggagaaggaagtgtGGCTGTGGGGCTTTTAGGCAGGAGGGCAGCCTGGCTGAGAAGATAGCCGGAAGGGTAGCTGGAACTCACGGAGGAAGGATGAGGGTGGAGCTGAACACCCAAAGGTCCTAAGAGTCAAAATGAAAgtgatttctttctcaagaatcaCTGTagattcttgagaaagaaaatgacacgAGGAGTGGTGGTCAAGGCCGGTTTCAGTACCCTCCCTCGGGGCCACGCTAGGCTCTGCTTCTATAACGGGAACAGACTGAAATAGCCCTCCACGAGGCTTTTGAGACTACGACTGCCAGTAAGTGCCACAGGGCCTCCCAAAGcctgctcttctttctttcctccctttatcctcctctctatttttgttttttccttctcagaTTACTGCTCCTTCTTCAACCACCCCCTCGCTGGGTCCCCCGTTCTCCACCCTCCATCGTCCAGAGCAAGAGACCAGAACAGGTGATAAAATGCTTTGGGCTGTTCAGGGTAAATTGATCCCTCCTGTGAGAA encodes the following:
- the CTXN3 gene encoding cortexin-3; the encoded protein is MDGGPPVPSPLVPLGNVSSDSSMSLEQKTTFVFVILLFIFLGILIVRCFRILLDPYRSMPTSTWADGLEGLEKGQFDHALA